The following proteins are co-located in the Chlorogloeopsis sp. ULAP01 genome:
- a CDS encoding aspartyl protease codes for MISGKFGDEDELLFEIELIAADGLELPVDAMLDTGFSYWLAIDNQDIEPLDWVHLERQTLLTARGGFDFDIYAGQVKIDGQEFDIPVHVGQELPEVLLGRQWLKTRRLVVDMASGVLMFGG; via the coding sequence ATGATCTCAGGCAAATTTGGTGATGAGGATGAATTGTTATTCGAGATTGAACTGATTGCTGCTGATGGGTTAGAACTACCAGTTGATGCCATGCTTGATACAGGTTTCTCTTACTGGCTAGCGATTGATAATCAGGATATTGAGCCACTTGATTGGGTTCATTTGGAGCGGCAAACACTTTTGACAGCACGGGGGGGTTTTGATTTTGATATATATGCTGGTCAGGTGAAAATAGATGGGCAAGAGTTTGATATTCCTGTTCATGTGGGACAAGAACTGCCAGAAGTTTTACTAGGTCGTCAGTGGTTAAAAACTCGGCGGTTAGTGGTGGATATGGCTTCAGGAGTGTTGATGTTTGGAGGATGA
- a CDS encoding TIGR04325 family methyltransferase produces the protein MKSIIKQIPFARQFHRYIKEQEYKRKFATNCYGCFWGIFETFEEAQQAAPQTKSIGYDNTELAQEYQEMLQNGNWENSGRMIASYDYPVLFWLQSIFAQGNTNIFDFGGNVGIHFYSYSKYLKYPQNLQWTVCDLPEIVRVGKEIAEKRHINSLSFTSNFEDVNNKDVFIASGSIQYVENLATQFSNVRKPKHLLINRLPMYNGRRFVTLQNGGKVFYPQYVFNKTEFIEAITSIGYELIDIWEDNIDSCIIPFHPESSVPAYSGLYFQLRF, from the coding sequence ATGAAGAGTATTATTAAGCAGATTCCATTTGCTAGACAATTTCACAGATATATCAAGGAACAAGAGTATAAGCGGAAATTCGCTACTAATTGTTATGGTTGCTTTTGGGGAATTTTTGAAACATTTGAAGAAGCTCAACAAGCAGCCCCTCAAACTAAAAGTATTGGATACGATAATACGGAGCTAGCGCAAGAATACCAAGAAATGCTTCAGAATGGAAACTGGGAAAATAGTGGTCGCATGATTGCCTCCTATGATTATCCAGTTTTGTTTTGGTTACAATCAATTTTTGCTCAGGGAAATACAAATATTTTTGATTTTGGAGGAAATGTAGGAATTCATTTTTATAGCTATTCTAAATATTTAAAATATCCACAAAATTTACAATGGACTGTTTGTGATTTACCAGAGATTGTAAGAGTTGGAAAAGAAATAGCTGAAAAACGCCACATCAATAGTTTATCCTTTACTAGCAATTTTGAGGATGTTAATAATAAAGATGTATTTATTGCATCAGGTTCTATCCAATATGTAGAAAATCTTGCCACACAATTCTCTAATGTTAGAAAACCTAAGCATTTATTAATCAACCGCTTACCAATGTACAATGGTAGAAGATTTGTTACTTTACAAAATGGTGGTAAAGTTTTTTATCCTCAGTATGTCTTTAATAAAACTGAATTTATTGAAGCAATTACTAGTATCGGTTATGAATTAATAGATATCTGGGAAGATAATATTGATTCTTGTATAATTCCTTTTCATCCAGAAAGCTCAGTGCCTGCTTATTCTGGACTTTACTTTCAGCTAAGGTTTTAA
- a CDS encoding DegT/DnrJ/EryC1/StrS family aminotransferase, producing MISIPVNEPLLNGNEKKYLFECIETGWISSEGPFVKQFEEQFAARVGRKYGIAVSNGSVALDAAIVALEIGFGDEVILPTFTIISCAAAIVRAGAVPVVVDCDPQTWNIDVNQIEAKITSKTKAIMVVHIYGLPVDMEPVLALADKYGLHIIEDAAEMHGQTYKSLPCGSFGAISTFSFYPNKHITTGEGGMLLTDDERLAERCRSLRNLCFQPQKRFVHEELGWNLRMTNLQAALGVAQLERLDEFIARKRHIGQRYTELLSDISCLQLPIPQTDYAENIYWVYGLVLKDEVPFDAEEAMQRLGKYKIGTRPFFWCMHEQPVFQKMGLFAGESCPVAERIARRGFYIPSGMALTDEQAERVCVALREILQ from the coding sequence ATGATATCAATTCCAGTTAACGAGCCATTACTAAATGGCAATGAAAAGAAATATTTGTTTGAATGCATAGAAACTGGTTGGATTTCTTCAGAAGGGCCTTTTGTTAAACAATTTGAAGAACAATTTGCTGCACGTGTAGGACGCAAGTATGGCATTGCTGTCAGTAATGGTTCTGTTGCTCTTGATGCAGCAATTGTCGCTTTAGAAATTGGCTTTGGAGACGAGGTAATTCTGCCCACATTCACAATAATTTCTTGTGCAGCAGCTATTGTTCGCGCTGGAGCTGTGCCAGTGGTTGTAGATTGCGATCCGCAAACCTGGAATATAGATGTCAACCAAATTGAGGCAAAAATTACATCTAAAACCAAAGCCATTATGGTTGTTCACATCTATGGTTTACCTGTAGATATGGAGCCAGTTCTAGCTTTGGCTGATAAGTACGGACTGCATATTATTGAAGATGCAGCCGAAATGCACGGTCAAACTTATAAAAGTCTTCCCTGTGGGAGCTTTGGTGCTATCAGTACCTTTAGTTTCTACCCCAACAAACATATCACTACTGGTGAGGGAGGAATGTTACTCACTGATGATGAAAGGCTGGCGGAGCGTTGCCGTTCTCTACGTAATCTGTGCTTTCAGCCCCAAAAGCGTTTTGTTCATGAAGAGTTGGGTTGGAACTTGAGGATGACTAATTTACAAGCTGCTCTGGGAGTAGCACAGTTAGAACGACTTGACGAATTTATAGCTCGCAAACGCCATATTGGGCAAAGATATACAGAACTTCTATCAGATATTTCGTGTTTACAGTTGCCTATTCCTCAAACTGACTATGCCGAGAATATTTACTGGGTATATGGGTTAGTTCTCAAAGATGAAGTGCCATTTGATGCAGAAGAGGCAATGCAACGCTTAGGCAAATATAAAATCGGTACTCGTCCTTTTTTCTGGTGTATGCATGAGCAACCTGTGTTCCAAAAAATGGGGTTGTTTGCTGGAGAGTCTTGCCCTGTAGCAGAAAGAATCGCCCGTCGTGGTTTCTATATCCCCAGTGGCATGGCGTTAACGGATGAGCAAGCCGAACGAGTGTGCGTAGCACTTAGGGAGATTCTTCAATGA
- a CDS encoding polysaccharide ABC transporter ATP-binding protein: MSDTIIQVENLSKKYLLSHKQEGRFRYKTLRGAMANAAKFVGSAFNPRGKKEVNSNLEEFWALKDISFEIKQGDKVGIIGRNGAGKSTLLKILSRITEPTKGRISIKGRVASLLEVGTGFHPELTGRENIFLNGAILGMSKVEIQQKFDEIVAFAEVEKFLDTPVKRYSSGMYVRLAFAVAAHLEPEILIVDEVLAVGDAQFQKKCLGKMEDVGREGRTVLFVSHNMSTIQSLCSRCILLKKGQITTDDQSDLVIQHYLQDASVSNSFVRSPQKNGKPTIISGKIISAAKFEHTKIQIDLEIFTELNCNVALSLRLYDAMLIPVGYGEFGESQPNQLVELSPGLNTVSFHLPINQLALGSYFISLDLSLPWIEYFDRVESCLFFEVARPPHDDANHVLSQSWGFGCIDFPLEFV, encoded by the coding sequence ATGTCAGATACTATTATCCAGGTAGAGAACTTAAGTAAAAAATACCTTCTGAGCCATAAACAAGAGGGAAGATTTCGTTATAAGACATTGCGTGGAGCAATGGCAAATGCAGCCAAGTTTGTTGGTAGTGCCTTCAACCCCCGTGGCAAGAAAGAAGTAAACTCAAATCTTGAAGAGTTTTGGGCATTAAAGGATATTTCATTTGAGATTAAGCAGGGTGATAAAGTTGGCATTATTGGGCGGAATGGAGCAGGAAAATCAACTTTATTAAAAATTCTTAGCAGGATTACAGAACCAACTAAAGGAAGAATCTCGATTAAGGGTAGAGTAGCAAGTTTATTGGAAGTTGGAACAGGTTTTCACCCAGAGTTAACAGGTAGAGAAAATATTTTTCTCAATGGTGCGATTTTGGGAATGAGTAAGGTGGAGATCCAACAAAAATTTGATGAAATTGTTGCTTTTGCAGAGGTTGAAAAATTTTTAGATACACCTGTAAAGCGATATTCATCAGGTATGTATGTGCGGTTGGCATTTGCAGTAGCTGCTCATTTAGAACCAGAGATTTTGATTGTAGATGAAGTCTTAGCTGTTGGAGATGCACAATTTCAGAAGAAATGTTTAGGCAAAATGGAGGATGTAGGAAGAGAAGGGCGAACTGTGTTATTTGTCAGTCATAACATGAGTACGATTCAATCGCTGTGTTCACGTTGTATTTTGCTTAAAAAAGGACAAATAACTACAGATGACCAATCAGATTTGGTTATTCAGCATTACCTACAAGATGCCTCTGTTTCAAACAGTTTTGTCCGTTCTCCCCAAAAGAATGGGAAGCCTACAATTATCTCAGGCAAGATAATATCTGCCGCTAAATTTGAACATACAAAGATTCAGATTGATTTAGAGATTTTTACAGAATTAAATTGTAATGTAGCCTTAAGCTTGAGATTATATGATGCTATGCTTATCCCGGTTGGTTATGGTGAGTTCGGAGAATCTCAACCTAACCAGTTAGTAGAATTAAGCCCAGGCTTGAACACAGTTTCCTTTCACCTCCCAATCAACCAACTTGCTCTAGGCTCATACTTTATTAGCTTAGATTTAAGCTTGCCTTGGATTGAATATTTTGACCGTGTTGAAAGTTGTCTTTTCTTTGAAGTAGCTCGCCCTCCTCATGATGATGCGAACCATGTTTTATCTCAATCTTGGGGTTTTGGGTGTATAGATTTTCCGTTGGAATTTGTTTAA
- a CDS encoding ABC transporter permease, which translates to MSTQNIASQQELVIEAGRTERQYWKDLWRYRELFYFLAWRDILVRYKQTAIGIAWALIRPFLTMVVFTVVFGNLAKLPSQGAPYPILVFAAMLPWQFFANALSECSNSLITNANLISKVYFPRLIVPTSAVIVSFVDFMVSGMILLGLMAWYNFVPDWRILTLPLFILIAFAASMGAGLWLAALNVEYRDFRYVVPFFVQFGLYISPVGFSSSIVPEKWRLLYSLNPMVGVIDGFRWAILGGDSRIYLPGFALSLTLVILLLWSGIWYFRKMERTFADVI; encoded by the coding sequence ATGAGTACTCAAAATATTGCCTCCCAGCAGGAACTCGTGATAGAAGCTGGACGCACTGAACGGCAGTATTGGAAAGACTTGTGGCGTTATCGTGAACTTTTCTACTTTCTTGCCTGGCGTGACATTCTAGTACGTTACAAGCAAACAGCGATCGGCATTGCTTGGGCGCTGATTCGACCATTTTTGACAATGGTGGTATTTACTGTAGTGTTCGGAAATTTAGCAAAATTGCCTTCACAAGGAGCGCCATATCCGATTTTAGTGTTTGCTGCCATGCTACCTTGGCAGTTTTTTGCTAATGCTTTGAGTGAGTGCAGTAACAGCTTGATTACAAATGCCAACCTGATATCCAAGGTTTACTTTCCCAGGTTGATTGTCCCTACTAGTGCAGTAATTGTCAGTTTTGTAGATTTTATGGTTTCCGGCATGATTCTGCTGGGACTAATGGCTTGGTACAACTTTGTACCTGACTGGCGTATTTTGACACTCCCCTTGTTTATATTGATTGCCTTTGCGGCATCGATGGGTGCAGGCTTGTGGCTAGCAGCTTTAAATGTGGAATATCGAGACTTCCGCTATGTAGTACCATTTTTTGTACAGTTTGGTCTATATATTTCTCCAGTTGGCTTTAGCAGCAGCATTGTTCCTGAAAAGTGGCGGTTACTATATTCACTCAACCCCATGGTAGGAGTAATAGACGGTTTCCGTTGGGCAATTTTGGGTGGTGACTCACGGATATATTTGCCTGGTTTTGCTCTTTCTCTAACGCTAGTAATTTTACTTCTGTGGAGTGGCATCTGGTATTTCCGCAAAATGGAACGTACTTTTGCAGACGTGATTTAA
- a CDS encoding glycosyltransferase family 4 protein has product MTLSEWINQKIFLPSSSGSEVENQRFNKTRKSISLSVITQFFPPDYAATGQLIEELVSQLGQQGVDIEVFTGQPGYAFRSANAPAIERFDRVLVKRSRTAQLWPGRIRGKAVNGVLFTLRAIVHVIRNSRHCNLLLLTTAPPFLPIVGYLAYILFRRPYVCILYDLYPDIAIALNVIPRNHWLARLWQKLNQLVWQKSQALVVLSPAMKQRVTAICPQVAEKVFVIHSWGDPDLIVPIAKQENWFAWKYDLVNKFTVVYSGNMGRCHDMDTILETAKILKDEPIQFVFVGGGAKREELSKKANQLGLSNFLFIPYQDKNVLPYSLTAGDLSLVSVDAGMESLVAPSKLYPMLATARPVAVICSQYSYLTQLIAEANCGATFENGDSYSLANFIRLLSQDKELAKRMGKAGRKYMRSHFTPQIISQQYLDVLKKSLGI; this is encoded by the coding sequence ATGACACTAAGTGAATGGATTAATCAAAAAATTTTTCTACCTAGCTCTAGTGGTTCAGAGGTTGAAAATCAACGTTTTAACAAAACTAGAAAATCTATTAGCTTGTCTGTAATTACTCAATTTTTTCCTCCAGATTACGCAGCTACTGGACAACTGATAGAAGAGCTTGTCAGCCAATTAGGACAACAAGGTGTAGACATTGAGGTTTTTACAGGTCAGCCAGGATACGCGTTTAGATCTGCAAATGCCCCAGCTATTGAGAGATTTGATAGGGTACTGGTTAAAAGATCACGCACTGCTCAATTATGGCCGGGGCGGATTCGTGGCAAAGCCGTAAATGGAGTTCTTTTTACCTTACGTGCTATAGTTCACGTAATTAGAAATAGTCGTCACTGCAATTTATTATTGCTGACTACAGCACCTCCATTTTTGCCGATAGTCGGTTATCTTGCTTATATTTTGTTCCGACGTCCCTATGTTTGCATACTCTACGACCTTTATCCAGATATTGCGATCGCCCTGAATGTAATTCCACGCAACCACTGGCTAGCAAGACTTTGGCAAAAGCTCAATCAGTTAGTTTGGCAGAAATCTCAAGCGCTCGTGGTTCTTAGTCCTGCCATGAAACAGCGAGTAACTGCAATTTGTCCACAGGTTGCTGAGAAAGTTTTTGTGATCCACAGTTGGGGAGATCCTGACCTAATTGTACCCATTGCCAAACAGGAAAACTGGTTTGCTTGGAAATACGATCTCGTTAATAAATTTACCGTTGTCTATTCAGGCAATATGGGTCGCTGTCACGATATGGATACAATCCTGGAAACAGCGAAAATACTCAAAGATGAGCCAATTCAGTTTGTATTTGTTGGCGGCGGGGCAAAACGGGAAGAGTTAAGCAAAAAGGCTAATCAATTAGGATTAAGCAACTTTTTATTCATACCGTACCAGGACAAAAACGTCCTGCCCTACTCTTTAACGGCAGGTGATTTATCTCTTGTAAGTGTGGATGCAGGGATGGAAAGTCTTGTTGCTCCTAGCAAACTTTATCCAATGTTAGCAACCGCAAGACCAGTGGCAGTAATTTGTTCCCAGTATTCATATCTGACACAACTCATTGCAGAAGCCAACTGTGGCGCTACTTTTGAGAATGGAGACAGTTATAGTTTGGCTAATTTTATTCGCCTACTTAGCCAGGATAAGGAATTAGCCAAGCGGATGGGAAAAGCAGGGCGTAAGTATATGCGATCGCATTTTACGCCTCAAATTATTTCTCAACAATATCTGGATGTTTTAAAAAAATCTTTAGGAATATAA
- a CDS encoding polysaccharide biosynthesis tyrosine autokinase, giving the protein MDNSSQPSNLNQNPNLLSQQVSYSQSLARLEEQGDDWSLRDFLSLLRRRSLVIAGIATVVMGSVVYLTFKQEKLYESSFRLLVEPLNVDSRQLVLNSGQNSNQEPKAGLDYDSQIQVLRSPELMTKIVRRLQSLYPDITYNSLIKSLNITRLRETKILDVRYVNEDPKRAKVVLDHIANDYLEYSLEQRQTSLRQGLSFVEEQLRSMQKRVDQLQREQQVFQQRYGFVNPATQAEQITAQSANLSTQRQAINQQLAAARANLTALRQKQGEQAALIDAPLYQQLLSQLRQVEIQIAGELTRLQENNPTIQTLKAKRESLLPLLQQEARRYMGTKLAQATTQVQALEVQSQELAKAEQKLEEQRKQLPVITRQYTELQRKLQVATDSLSRFLNTRETLQVQVAQSELPWQLIQPPIQPKIPVSPNIQRNLMTGFLVSLLLGVGVALLLEKLDNTYHSANSLKKKIKEPLLGVLPFENHLQVSQFYTSVQRVFTRTVPDSLPTNISVSSVSDRTSSIYGSKFVEAVRVLYTNIQLLSSDRPIRSIVISSAMSGDGKSTVAFHLAQIACAMGQKVLLVDADLRQPVIHNLSNLKNNWGLSNLISTNVPVTEAIQQAPFMKQLSVLTAGPIPPDPTKLFSSEKMKRIIGEFHKNYDLVIYDAPPVVGLADASLLAPHTDGILMVVRMEKTNSSVLKQALDSLKMARMNVLGVVGNAQRSNFGSNYDY; this is encoded by the coding sequence ATGGATAATTCTTCTCAACCCTCGAATCTTAATCAGAATCCAAACCTTTTATCACAGCAAGTTAGTTATTCCCAATCTTTAGCGCGGTTGGAAGAGCAAGGGGACGATTGGAGTTTACGAGATTTTCTGAGTTTGCTCCGGCGTAGATCGCTGGTTATTGCTGGGATAGCAACTGTTGTGATGGGCAGTGTTGTATATTTAACTTTTAAACAAGAAAAATTATACGAAAGTAGTTTTCGGCTACTAGTAGAGCCTCTCAACGTTGACAGCAGGCAGTTGGTTCTTAACTCTGGTCAAAATTCTAACCAAGAACCTAAAGCTGGTTTAGATTACGATAGCCAAATACAAGTTCTCAGAAGCCCAGAGTTAATGACAAAAATTGTTCGGCGCTTGCAGAGCTTGTACCCAGACATCACCTATAATTCCCTAATAAAATCTTTAAATATTACTCGGCTACGTGAAACAAAGATTTTAGATGTCCGGTATGTAAATGAAGATCCAAAACGAGCGAAAGTTGTACTAGACCACATTGCTAATGATTATTTAGAATACAGCCTAGAACAGCGGCAAACTAGTTTGCGTCAGGGGCTAAGTTTTGTTGAAGAGCAACTGCGATCTATGCAGAAGCGTGTTGATCAGCTTCAAAGAGAGCAGCAAGTTTTTCAACAAAGATATGGCTTTGTAAATCCAGCCACCCAGGCAGAGCAAATTACTGCTCAAAGTGCTAATTTGTCCACACAAAGACAAGCAATTAATCAGCAGTTAGCTGCCGCTCGCGCTAATTTAACCGCCTTAAGACAAAAACAAGGTGAACAGGCGGCACTAATTGATGCTCCTTTATATCAGCAGTTACTTAGTCAGTTGCGGCAAGTGGAAATTCAAATAGCTGGTGAGTTAACTCGCTTACAAGAGAATAATCCCACAATTCAAACATTAAAGGCAAAACGTGAAAGTCTGTTGCCTTTGTTACAGCAAGAAGCGCGACGCTATATGGGTACGAAACTTGCACAGGCAACTACTCAAGTTCAAGCACTAGAAGTGCAGAGTCAAGAACTTGCTAAAGCAGAGCAGAAACTTGAAGAACAACGTAAGCAGCTGCCAGTTATAACACGGCAATACACTGAATTGCAGCGTAAATTACAGGTGGCAACAGACAGCTTGAGTCGTTTTCTAAATACCCGCGAAACTCTACAAGTTCAGGTAGCACAGTCAGAGCTTCCGTGGCAGTTAATCCAACCGCCTATTCAACCGAAAATTCCTGTTTCTCCAAATATTCAACGTAATTTAATGACAGGATTTTTGGTCAGCTTACTCTTGGGAGTTGGCGTTGCCTTACTGCTAGAAAAATTGGATAATACTTACCATAGTGCCAATTCTCTGAAGAAGAAGATTAAAGAGCCATTACTAGGAGTTCTACCTTTTGAAAATCATTTGCAAGTAAGTCAGTTCTATACTTCCGTACAAAGAGTATTTACACGAACTGTGCCGGATTCCTTGCCAACAAATATTTCTGTGTCTAGTGTAAGCGATCGCACCTCCAGCATCTATGGCTCAAAATTTGTGGAAGCTGTACGTGTACTTTATACAAATATTCAACTACTTAGTAGCGATCGCCCAATTCGCTCCATAGTTATTAGTTCAGCCATGAGTGGAGATGGTAAATCAACGGTGGCATTTCATTTAGCTCAGATTGCCTGTGCGATGGGGCAAAAAGTGCTACTTGTGGATGCCGATTTGCGTCAACCCGTGATTCATAATCTCTCGAATTTAAAAAATAATTGGGGATTAAGTAATTTAATTTCTACAAACGTGCCAGTCACAGAGGCGATTCAACAAGCGCCTTTTATGAAACAATTATCAGTACTAACTGCTGGCCCCATACCACCAGATCCAACAAAATTGTTTTCGTCTGAAAAGATGAAGCGAATCATAGGAGAATTCCATAAAAACTATGACTTAGTGATTTATGACGCTCCTCCCGTAGTTGGATTAGCTGATGCTAGCTTGTTGGCACCCCATACTGATGGCATTTTGATGGTTGTCAGGATGGAAAAAACAAACTCCTCTGTACTTAAACAAGCTTTAGATAGCCTGAAAATGGCTAGAATGAACGTTTTAGGAGTGGTTGGCAACGCTCAAAGAAGTAACTTTGGTAGCAATTACGATTATTAA
- a CDS encoding GTPase, which yields MTEQRNTDSSSVDSQQSGEPTDATTKSADVSKKSIAAVWDKTTARLLQLLPVEQLAQTVIKLFSVSEAQIAEILETVRSELPTTEALLIGKPQAGKSSIVRGLTGVSAEIVGQGYRPHTQHTERYAYPSKDLPLLIFTDTVGLGDVKQDTETIIQELIGDLQQESLGARILVLTVKINDFATDALRQIAQQLRQQYPNIPCLLAVTCLHEVYPPDVTDHPAYPPDYEEVNRAFDAMQQAFTDLYDRAILIDFTLEEDGYTPVFYGLEAFRDALAELLPEAEAGAIYQLLDKKAGEKIGNLYRDVGRRYMLAFAIAAATIASVPLPFATMPVLTALQVSMVGLLGNLYGQSLTPSQAGGLVSTIAGGFLAKAIGRELVKFLPGFGSVIAAYWAAAYTWSLGEAACVYFGELMGGKKPDPKKIQSVMQEAFQEAKERFKGIKGKSEG from the coding sequence ATGACTGAGCAACGTAATACTGACTCGTCTTCGGTTGATTCTCAGCAATCCGGAGAACCAACTGATGCTACAACTAAATCAGCTGATGTGTCGAAAAAGTCCATTGCTGCTGTTTGGGATAAGACAACAGCACGCTTGTTGCAACTTCTTCCTGTAGAGCAACTAGCACAGACAGTAATTAAATTGTTTAGTGTCAGCGAAGCTCAAATTGCAGAGATATTAGAAACCGTTCGCTCAGAACTGCCAACTACAGAAGCACTGTTGATTGGTAAACCGCAAGCTGGAAAAAGTTCAATTGTGCGGGGATTAACGGGAGTTTCTGCCGAAATTGTTGGTCAAGGATATCGCCCTCATACGCAACATACTGAGCGTTACGCCTATCCTTCTAAGGATCTGCCATTGCTCATTTTTACAGATACAGTGGGGTTAGGCGATGTCAAGCAGGATACTGAAACAATTATTCAAGAACTGATTGGTGATCTGCAACAGGAAAGCCTTGGTGCGAGAATACTCGTTCTCACTGTTAAAATCAATGATTTTGCGACTGATGCACTCCGGCAAATTGCCCAACAACTGCGTCAGCAGTATCCAAACATTCCTTGTTTGTTGGCTGTCACCTGCTTGCATGAAGTCTATCCTCCTGATGTTACTGATCATCCTGCCTATCCACCTGACTATGAGGAAGTAAATCGAGCTTTTGATGCAATGCAGCAAGCTTTTACTGATTTGTACGATCGCGCGATTCTGATTGACTTCACATTGGAAGAAGATGGCTACACGCCTGTATTTTATGGCTTAGAAGCATTCAGAGATGCCTTGGCAGAACTTCTTCCGGAAGCCGAAGCTGGTGCCATTTATCAGTTATTGGATAAGAAAGCTGGTGAGAAAATTGGCAATCTCTACAGAGATGTTGGGCGGCGTTATATGCTAGCATTCGCGATCGCAGCCGCTACAATCGCATCTGTGCCTTTGCCATTTGCCACTATGCCTGTATTAACTGCATTGCAGGTATCTATGGTAGGTTTATTAGGAAATTTATATGGACAAAGTTTAACGCCATCACAGGCAGGAGGTTTGGTAAGTACGATCGCTGGTGGCTTTTTAGCAAAAGCGATCGGGCGAGAATTAGTCAAATTCCTACCTGGTTTTGGTAGCGTAATTGCTGCATATTGGGCAGCTGCCTACACTTGGTCGCTTGGTGAAGCAGCGTGTGTTTACTTTGGTGAGTTAATGGGTGGAAAGAAACCAGATCCAAAGAAAATTCAGTCTGTGATGCAGGAAGCTTTCCAGGAAGCGAAAGAAAGATTTAAGGGAATCAAAGGTAAGTCTGAAGGATAA